From the Candidatus Melainabacteria bacterium RIFOXYA2_FULL_32_9 genome, one window contains:
- a CDS encoding DNA internalization-related competence protein ComEC/Rec2 encodes MNLNKTNKTLIVCLTFILGVASTLLGLIPYFAAFLLVLILYLFYFKVISYKLILINCLVLVFSIFYTNFKMPQPDDLANLAPIKASLQGRVITQLKDDGDYKTKFEFEVNSLKKRDSGWKPVKAKTLVTIFDKKRKFQEIYIGDVIEVTGYIRPPFKATNPGQFDYTKYLSNSGIFTITYVGYKDFKIIEHPKSGKWAFLQELNKVKNKIISIHRENLKSPKVEILGGMVFGDYAVPTPKNVKQDFINSGLLHLLAASGMNVALIFGIWTFLAQKLFIPFNLRIIGGMVLVAVYAFLTGLPPSVTRATWMLEFILFGKLINRQADNVALLALVCAIMLLFDPLMITDIGFQLSFVVTFGLLMCTSIFIEKLKPIPIFISGSILIPIIAQLWVAPIQLFHFNTFATYSVFANIIVVPFVGIISFAGFTSSIFCLIPVIGERVCWFFDKLIEPFIALLLYISKFTSDLPGSLYYFASPEILSAILFYILILVITLHIKWDFSKKKLNFLILAIVLAIVSLSFKENFSKDLKLLFFDVGEADSILIQTPNKRNILVDTGDIGRKDFSSANTIIIPYLRDKGINKLDVLVLTHPDRDHIGGTVDVLKRIKTSQIMDNGEKTDSTIYKKTQDFIRKKNITVKHLTNGNKIDIDKDLKISVIKSANIYGDTNNDTSVILYLEYKNFSALLMGDAEAESLNSIKKYVNKSIDVVKVGHHGSFNSVNEEFLDYLKPKTAIISVGKNKYSHPDKLTLNILKEFDIKTLRTDKDNAIEIKTDGENIKINSYNAP; translated from the coding sequence ATGAATTTAAACAAGACTAATAAAACATTGATTGTTTGTTTAACTTTTATATTAGGAGTTGCCTCGACTTTATTAGGTTTAATTCCTTATTTTGCTGCTTTTTTGTTAGTCCTGATTCTGTATTTATTTTATTTCAAGGTAATTTCATATAAATTGATCTTAATTAACTGTTTGGTGCTGGTTTTTTCTATATTTTATACAAACTTTAAAATGCCTCAACCTGATGATTTGGCAAATTTAGCTCCCATCAAAGCCAGCTTACAAGGTAGGGTTATAACACAGCTAAAAGATGATGGGGACTATAAAACTAAATTCGAATTTGAGGTTAATTCTCTTAAAAAGAGGGATTCCGGTTGGAAACCTGTAAAAGCAAAGACACTGGTTACAATTTTTGATAAAAAAAGGAAATTTCAAGAAATTTATATAGGTGATGTAATTGAAGTAACCGGATATATAAGGCCACCATTTAAAGCTACCAATCCGGGGCAATTCGATTATACAAAATATCTGAGTAATTCTGGAATTTTCACTATAACTTATGTAGGATATAAAGATTTTAAGATAATAGAACATCCAAAATCTGGTAAATGGGCTTTTTTACAGGAATTAAATAAAGTAAAAAATAAAATTATCTCAATACATAGAGAAAACCTAAAATCACCAAAAGTAGAGATACTGGGCGGCATGGTTTTTGGTGATTATGCAGTTCCAACACCTAAGAACGTGAAGCAAGATTTTATTAATTCAGGTTTATTGCATCTTCTAGCAGCCTCAGGAATGAATGTTGCTTTAATTTTTGGAATATGGACATTTCTAGCACAGAAATTATTTATACCCTTCAATTTAAGAATAATAGGGGGAATGGTTCTTGTTGCTGTTTATGCATTTTTAACAGGATTACCTCCTTCTGTAACAAGAGCTACTTGGATGTTGGAGTTTATTCTTTTTGGAAAACTTATTAACAGACAGGCTGATAATGTGGCTTTATTGGCTCTTGTTTGTGCAATTATGCTGTTATTTGATCCCTTAATGATTACTGATATAGGCTTTCAGCTTTCCTTTGTGGTTACTTTTGGTTTATTAATGTGTACATCCATTTTTATTGAAAAGCTAAAACCCATACCCATTTTTATTTCTGGAAGTATTTTAATTCCAATAATAGCTCAATTATGGGTAGCACCTATTCAGTTATTCCATTTCAACACGTTTGCTACGTATTCTGTTTTTGCAAACATAATTGTTGTGCCATTTGTAGGTATTATAAGTTTTGCAGGGTTTACCAGCAGTATATTTTGTCTTATTCCTGTAATAGGGGAAAGAGTTTGTTGGTTTTTTGATAAATTAATTGAGCCTTTCATTGCACTTTTGCTTTATATATCAAAATTTACATCTGATTTACCAGGGTCATTATATTATTTTGCTTCACCAGAAATACTTTCAGCTATTTTATTTTACATCCTTATTTTGGTTATAACATTGCATATTAAATGGGATTTTTCTAAGAAAAAACTTAATTTTTTAATTTTAGCTATAGTGCTGGCTATAGTTTCTCTATCGTTTAAGGAAAATTTCTCAAAAGACTTAAAACTGCTGTTTTTTGATGTGGGAGAAGCCGATTCAATATTAATTCAGACACCAAATAAGCGTAATATTCTTGTAGATACGGGGGATATAGGTAGGAAAGATTTTAGTTCGGCTAATACAATAATAATTCCTTATTTAAGAGATAAAGGAATTAATAAACTTGATGTTCTTGTTTTAACCCATCCTGATAGAGACCATATTGGTGGGACTGTAGATGTACTTAAAAGGATAAAAACAAGCCAGATTATGGATAACGGAGAAAAAACTGATTCAACAATATATAAAAAAACTCAGGATTTTATTCGTAAAAAAAATATTACTGTAAAGCATCTAACTAATGGAAATAAAATTGACATTGATAAAGACTTGAAAATCAGTGTTATTAAATCGGCAAATATATATGGCGATACAAATAACGATACTTCGGTAATTTTATATCTAGAATATAAAAACTTTTCAGCTTTATTAATGGGAGATGCAGAAGCTGAATCATTGAATTCAATAAAAAAATATGTAAATAAGTCTATAGATGTGGTTAAAGTAGGACACCATGGCAGCTTTAATTCTGTTAATGAAGAATTTCTTGATTATTTAAAGCCTAAAACAGCAATTATATCAGTTGGAAAAAACAAATATTCCCATCCTGATAAGCTGACCTTAAATATTCTCAAAGAATTTGATATTAAAACCTTAAGAACAGATAAAGATAATGCTATTGAGATTAAAACAGATGGGGAAAACATTAAAATTAACAGTTATAATGCACCCTAA